A part of Terriglobales bacterium genomic DNA contains:
- the rpsP gene encoding 30S ribosomal protein S16 gives MIRLARFGARKQPYYRVVVIDKQRARNGRSVEVVGTYNPRTSPATVDFKKDRIEYWRSQGAQLSPTVSRLLEKAPATPAGTAA, from the coding sequence ATGATCCGTTTGGCGCGCTTTGGTGCGCGCAAGCAGCCTTACTATCGCGTGGTGGTGATCGACAAGCAGCGGGCCCGCAACGGCCGCTCCGTGGAGGTCGTGGGCACGTATAACCCGCGTACCAGCCCGGCGACCGTCGATTTCAAGAAGGACCGCATCGAGTACTGGCGCTCGCAGGGCGCCCAGCTCTCCCCGACCGTGAGCCGTCTGCTCGAAAAAGCTCCCGCCACCCCTGCCGGAACAGCGGCATAA